AATTTGATCGTCAATTTATTTGCCGCCCTCGTGGACAGTTAGAAGTTGATTTTGGTTCTTAATAAAGAAATACAAACCGCAGGCTAGAAATTAGTCTGCGGTTTCATCATTTGTGAATATTGTAAACAAGAGGTGGGTTTATGGTGAAAGATGATATAGGGAGAAAGAGGGTTTATTTTCTATTAGAGGTTGTTCAAAAAGTCCTACGATGGCCTGGATGGCCTAGCATCATCGTTAGCCACAGGACGTGGCGGTATTTAGTTGACGTTCCTTAAGTTCACCGCCTCGTTCTTCAGCGTCCTTTTTTCCCTACTTTTTGAACACGCACTATAATAAGTTCTGGAATTAAAGATATTTGCCTTTGTGCAATTAAAATTCGAGCTTGAGCAATAGTGATTCTTTGAGTAAGCTCTAAGAATCGTTGACTCACGTCATTTCCAAATAAAACTAAATTTTGATTGTGTGCGGTTGTGAGAATTCCTCGTACTTCTTGCAAAAATTCATACTCATTTGTGTCCAAGGTGATTCCTCCTTTCTCTATTAATTATTATATTATATGAAAGGAAAAGGAAATGTTCTCTAGGTATGTTCATTGTTTTTTGTCCATATACCTTAAGAGAAGGGATGGATGGCGAATGGATGCAGTGGTGTTTATAGGAATAAACGAACCCAGTAGACAAGCATGGAAAGAAGCTAACTTAATGGGCTATTATACGTTTATACTGTCTGACAAATACATAATTACTCGGCAGCGATATTTAAATCAATTCAAATGTGTTGATGTGAAAGATGAGAGTCAAATTAATGTTGCCTTATTCGAGATTCTACAGGTAGGGTTTACAATAAAAGCCATTGTGAGTCTATGTGAATCTACAATCATGATGGCTAGTAAATTACATCAAAAGTTTTGTCATTCTTTTTGGCCGGTTAAGCCTGTTTATAAAATGTCCAATAAGTATGAAACGAGAGAATGTTTAAGAGAAACAAAATACAATATAGAATATCAAAAATTGATTAAAGAGAATGATGGATTGGATGTAATTATCGGTTTTCCTCTCATCTTAAAATCAATTTACTCGAAAGGCTCTAAATATGTTCGAAAAATATTAAACCATAATCAATTATTAAAAGAAAGCGAGATTCTTTTTAAAGAAACGAGAGCAGAGGAATTACTAATTGAACAATTTGTGGAAGGAAGACAATTTTTAGTAGAGGTTATGGTATTTAATGGCTTTATTCAACTAGTGGCTATTTTCGAGCAAGAGGTCACTTATAATAGGAGGTTTATTGTAACTGGTTATGCCAGTATAAGTGAGAAAGCCGGAATATTTCAGATACTAAAAAATATAACAGAAACTATTGTTGACCGTTTTGGAATGAATTATGGTTCATGTCACCTTGAGTTGCGATATACGAAAAATGGATGGAAGCTTATTGAGATCAATCCTAGAATATCTGGTGGGGAAGTGCATAATATGATTAAAGCAGCATATGGTTTTTCTTATGTGCGAGAGATCTTAAAAGTTCATTTGAATGAGATGCCCAATTTACAAATGAAACATAATCAATTTGTCTATACTTTTTATTTTATTGCTAAAAGTGACGGTGTGATAAAGGAAATAAAAGGAGAACAAAAGGCACGATGTTGTGAAGGGGTTGTAAATGTAACATTTAAAAATAAAGTAGGGGATTATGTAAGAGAGCCTTTAAGTATGGGGGATCGATTAGGGTATGTTATGGCGGTAGGTGCTGGCAGGTCAGAAGCGAAACAACGAGCGTTACTAGCGGCAAGCTTTATTACTATTGATATTTGTTAGTTCTATTATACATCTTGAGATACATCTTAGAGGAGTGAGATGAGGTGACATTGATCGGTTTTTTACATCATAGAAAAGACCCTCAAACTGTCATAAAAGCATATGCATATGCTGTGATAGCTGCTGCTGAGGGTGCGACTATGCTTTATTTCTCACCAAATAATGTGAATGTGGTGGCAAAATCCATTCGAGGCTATGTTTATGAAAATGGCCAATGGGTTGAAAGGTTATCAAGGTATCCTGATGTGATCTATAATACGGGGAGCCCAGAGAAATTAGCCTTTTCACAATCCATTATTAATTCTTTAAAAAAAAGACATTCCTTTTACCACTCATTCCATCGGTAATAAATGGCGGGTGAATGAACGGTTAAAGAAGGCTAATGAGTTTACTCAATACTTAATTCCCTCTTATATTATTAGGACGATCGATTCGTTTTATTCTTTTTTACATGCTTTTCAAAAGTTAGTGATTAAGCCGATAGACGGTAGAAAAGGAAAAGGGATTTATTATATTGAAAAAAGAGAAGAAGAGTTTTATGTTTTACAAGATTCTTCTCTGATTCGATATCAACTTCAAGAAATGGAGGAGTTTTTAAATGAAACGATCTTAAAAGAAACCTTCATTTTACAGCCCTATATTGAATGTAAAACCCAATCTGGTCAAATATATGATTTTCGTTTACATACACAAAAAGACGGGGAGGGCAGGTGGGGAATTACCGCGATTTATCCTCGTTTAGCCCCAGACGGTTCGATCGTTGCTAATATTAATAATGGGGGCAGTACAAATTACTTAAGGCCTTTTTTAATGCAAGAATTTCAAGACCAAGCTTTTAACATAAAGAGAACTCTAGAATATTTTGCCCTCTCCCTTTCTTCTCATTTAGATGACCTGCAAATGTACTTATATGAAGAAGTGATTGATGAATTAGGAATCGATATTGCTTTAGATAAGGAAAATAAAATATGGATTTTTGAAGTAAATTGGCGTCCAGGCTGCCCGCCAACTTTTTACTTGGAAATGGATGTTGTAAAAAAAACAATCGAATATGCAAAATTTTTAGTAACGAGTCAACCCAAAATAAAGCAACATATTACAAGTGCAAAAAATAGATTGGCATCACAAAAGCCATCTATTCCCATAATTGCTATTACAGGTAGTGCAGGGAAAACAACCACAAAAGCGTTTATTGCTTCAATTTTACAAACAAGATGGAAAACATTCTCTTCTAAAGACTATTGGAACACAACTGAGCATACAAAAAAACATGCTGAACAATTAAGGCAAGAGCTTTATCAAGCGGCAGTATTAGAATATGGAATGGCCTATAAAGGGGTGATAACCGAGCATTGTTCGATTATTCAACCTAATATTAGTGTGGTAACGAATATTGGGCTAGCTCATGTAGGTAATTTTAATAGTGAAGTGAAAAATGTGGCCAAAGCAAAGTCAGAGCTGATTCATGGAATGAAACAAGACGGTGTGTTATTTATGAATAATGATGATGAAAACTCCCGGTTTTTAGAAATAGATCGCTTTAAAGGGAAGATTTACACAGTCGGTATCAAGAAGAAAGCAGATTATAGAGCCCATGACGTTCAATACGAAGAGGAAGGTATGAGCTTTAAAACCATTCTCAATGAAAAAGAGTATAAGCTATTCATACCTATTTTCGGAGAACACCACGTTTATAATGCTCTACATGCGATTGCAGTAGCTGACTACTTAGGTTTTTCCCCTGTAGAAATCATATCAGGTCTCCAATTCAAAAAGCCTCCTAGGAGATTAACAATCTATCATTGCAATAAAGATATTACCCTTATTGATGATACAGTTCATTCTCACCCACAAGGGGTAAAAGCGGCTATCGATGTGTTAGTCAATATTGCATATGAAAGAAAAATTGTCATCTTAGGCCAAATGCGCGAACTAGGCGACTTAAGGGACCAAGAATATCGTAAAGTCGGGCAGTATGTGGCTGAGATGAAGCTTGATTTGTTAATAACGTATGGATTTCGAACAGATATGATTGGCATAGGGGCAAAAGAAGCGAATTATCCTTCAACAAAGATTTTTCATTTCAAAAATAAAGGCCAAATGCATTCTTTTCTTGAAAAGGAGCTTGGAAATGGAGATACGGTGTTGGTGAAAGGAGCGAGTAAAACAAATATGTTTGAAACAATAAAATTTTTGGATGAAACATTTTCTTGAACAAGGTCAATTCGGTTCTTTTAACTTTTGGGCTAATTCAATCATGCTTTTACTCTTCATGGGTCCTTTTATCAATAGGATGGTGTCTTCATTTAATAAAGAAACTAATTGTTCAAATACACCTTCAGTTGTCTCGAAATGATTTACACTTCCTTTAAAACCATCCTCTATTGCTTGACTTGAAATGAATTGTGCCTTATCACCAATAGTAATTAAATAATCGACTGTGTACTCGCTAACAGCGGAGCCCACTTTTCTGTGATATTCTTCTTCATATGTTCCTAGACGATAAATATTACCTAGTAGAACGATTTTTCGTTTATGTTTGCCAAGGTTTTCAATTACTTGCAAGGCTGCTTCAATGGATAAAGGATTAATGGTCCACGTATCATCGATAATGGTACTTCCATTGATTCCATGCGATATTTCAAGGTGACGAGCCATATTTCGAAAAGATTTAAGCTGTTCAATGGCCGTATCAATACCAATTCCTAAAAGGTGTGCACAAGCAATTGAAAATAAAGCATTATATACTTGATGCTCTCCGTAACCAGGAACAAACGCATGAAATTGTCTATGATTTAGTTCAAAGTCAAACATCATCCCGTTAACGGCATATACGATATTTTTAGCATGATAGTCTGATGGCTGTTGAACTCCGATATAAAAAACGTTTCCTTTGAAATTTGAAATAGGTAACTTTTTTGTATTTTGATCATCAGCATTTAATAAGAGAATTCCAGGTTGTGTGATTCCATCTATTATCTCTCCTTTTGCCTGAATATAGCCCTCTATGCTGTTACATCCATCTAAATGGTGTTCTCTTATGTTAGTTATTATTCCGATCGTTGGTTTGAAAAGGTTACATTGGTGTTTAATATTTCCCGTATTACCTAACCCTAGTTCGAATACGGCCATATCGGTTTGTTTTGTGATACCCATTAAATATGGAAAAGAACGTCGTGGTTCGTTCTTACTACTCTCTGTTGCTTGAACATGGTGATCTTTTTGTAATATATGCTTAATCATCTCTTTTGTCGTTGACTTTCCACAAGTTCCTGTAATTGCTACAACCGGAATCTGAAATAAATTTCGGTAATAGTTTGTAAATTTCCAGTGAGCGTGAACGAGGTTGTTTACTTGAATGATTGTAACTCCTGGATAAAATTTCTTGATATCTTCTTCCTTTTTGTCTGTAACAACTAAACAAGGGGTAAACTTAGAAATATGACCCCAATAAATTTTTTGGCGCCTTCCAAGGAAGATCATCGTATGAGTATGTTCTAGTTTATGTCTTTTATGAAAGATGGCATGGTGGATAGACCAATCGTCATTCCCAAATAGGATACGTCCATTAAACAACTTGCAAAGATGATGAACAAATAGGGGCTCCATTGCAACCAATCCTCTCAATTTTTTGATTTATCATGGTGAACGGCTTGCTCCTTCATTATTTTTCTGTTCGCAAGAATACGCTTATAGATTGATTTATCTGGTAATAAACTAAAAGGTCCGACGCCAGGAACCTCGTTTACTTCAAAAATTTTTATAGTTTTCTTCTTGTTAATACCTAAATCAATACCGAATTCCTTTTTTGAAGAAACACGACTCATTATTTTAGATGTGAGAATAGATAAAGTTTCTATTGTTTTTATTGTTGTGAAGGAAGCTTGCGTATCCATTTGAAGAAGGTGAGTTAATAATGAATCAATTGAATAAACATCTGCCCCTTTATGGGTATTGACAATTCCATTTTCAACCGTTTCGCCTTTCGCCACTTTTCCATACATGCCGCTGATAGTCCAATCGTCATTCATTTTTTGCACATGAACACGAATGCTAAAGGGAACATTTTTTAGTGATTGAATTCCCTCTTGAATAATATAGGTTGGGAAATGATTTAGTTTATATTGAGGATATAGTATGGTGTGAAAACGATAAAAATCTTCTAATGAGTGAATTGTAAAAACCAACTGTTCTTTTCCTAATGTCGGGTATCCATTTACAATGATGTGGTCTTCAGAGGTCTTTTCGATTTTGAAAATCCCTCTTCCTTGTCCTGAAGTATTGTGTTTGACATAAATATAACGGAAACGTCTAGAAAAATAGATGAGTGTTGAAAGATCATAAATCGTCGTTTTTGGAATATGAGGATGAAGTGATTGATCAGATAACAACAATTGGTATTGATCCCATTTTGATAATGTCATAAATATCAGTCCTTATTTATAGAGGTTGTTCAAAAAGTCATGAAAAATTGCAGTCGAATAGCTTTGTTGTCTTGCTATTCCAAGCTCCGACGCCAGGATTGTCTAGCACGAGCGTTGTCCCTAGGATGGCGATGCACAGGATGTGCTAGCGCAGGCGTTGGTCACAGGACGTGACCGATGTTAGTTGACGTTCCTCCTTTAGCTCGTGATCCTTCCTTGACGTACACTGTGGTGCTTCGATGCCCAAGGACGGGCTAGCGCAGGCGTTGTCACAGGAAGTGACTGAACTTAGCCTGCGTTCCTTTAAGCAGTCGCCTCGTTCTTGTCTAGCTCTATCGCCTAGCCACTCGAGGTCATAAGCTACGATTTCATGAAAGGTAAAGAGCACCTTTCAAGGTAATCGCATCTTATGCTTGTCGTGGCTGATCAAGTCGATGACGCTTTTCTAATTCTCGGCCCTTTTCCCCCTCCTTTTTGAACGCCCCACTTATATAAAGAAATTGGTAGGTAAATTCTCTTAGCTATCATCATATTATGGTGTAGAGGTGAAATGGGTGAAGACGATTGTTTTTATTGAGACAAATAAATCAGGTTCTAGTCGTGAGGCACTGATAGCGGCAGAAAATTTGGGCTATTACATTGTTTTATTGACAAAAAATGAAAAGCACATATCTCAAAGAGAACAGTTTGTTGAGGTTCACTTTATGATAAAAGTGCGTTCACATACGGAAGAATTTTTGACAGTAGAGATAAAAAAGCTGCAAAGACGTGGCTGTATGATTGAGGCAGTCGTAAGTTTTATAGATTCATATGTTTCTATTGCGTCATTATTACATAATCAATTCAGCTTTAATTCCATAAATGTAAATTCCATCAAAGTGATGGAGAATAAATTATTAACGAGAGAGTATTTACAAAATACGAGGTTTTCAGTTCCTTATTCACCTATTGATAATCTAGATAGCTGGTTAAAAGAAAACCCGAAAGAGGATAGGAAATGGCCCATTTTTTTAAAATCTCCCGTTTCTACAGGTTCTAAAGATGTTGTGAAAATTCATAATTTAGGCATGTTAAGAAAAGAATATGATTCTTTAAAAAAGAAGGTGAAACAGAAAACGTTATTTGTTGAACCTTTTATAAAAGGACCACAGTACCTTGTAGAAGCCGTCATTTTTAAGGGGAACGTTTCTTGTGTAGCGGTTTTTAAGCAAGACATTTTAACAAAGCCACGAAATATCATCATTGGTTATTCCCATGTTGTAAATTTACAAACCAAGTTCATGCAACAATTAGTTCAAGCCACAGAGGAAATAGTAGACATTTTCGGGCTAGAAAATGGGGCTCTTCATCTTGAGATTCGCTATAGCAACAATAAATGGAACCTTATTGAAATCAACCCGCGAATTTCAGGAGGAGCAATGAATCAAATGGTTTTAGCAAGTACGGGAATTAATTTAGTAAAAGAGACGTTGAAGATTTTTTTAGAACAGTCTCCTGACTTGAAAATAGAAAAGCGTCGTTATGTATATACTCGATATAAGGTTGTAGACGAAGAAGGAGTGTTAGAAAAAATTACAGGGAAAACAAAAGCTTCTAAAATGAAGGGGGTGTATGAAGTTTATGTTAA
This portion of the Bacillus carboniphilus genome encodes:
- a CDS encoding ATP-grasp domain-containing protein encodes the protein MDAVVFIGINEPSRQAWKEANLMGYYTFILSDKYIITRQRYLNQFKCVDVKDESQINVALFEILQVGFTIKAIVSLCESTIMMASKLHQKFCHSFWPVKPVYKMSNKYETRECLRETKYNIEYQKLIKENDGLDVIIGFPLILKSIYSKGSKYVRKILNHNQLLKESEILFKETRAEELLIEQFVEGRQFLVEVMVFNGFIQLVAIFEQEVTYNRRFIVTGYASISEKAGIFQILKNITETIVDRFGMNYGSCHLELRYTKNGWKLIEINPRISGGEVHNMIKAAYGFSYVREILKVHLNEMPNLQMKHNQFVYTFYFIAKSDGVIKEIKGEQKARCCEGVVNVTFKNKVGDYVREPLSMGDRLGYVMAVGAGRSEAKQRALLAASFITIDIC
- a CDS encoding YheC/YheD family protein, which codes for MNERLKKANEFTQYLIPSYIIRTIDSFYSFLHAFQKLVIKPIDGRKGKGIYYIEKREEEFYVLQDSSLIRYQLQEMEEFLNETILKETFILQPYIECKTQSGQIYDFRLHTQKDGEGRWGITAIYPRLAPDGSIVANINNGGSTNYLRPFLMQEFQDQAFNIKRTLEYFALSLSSHLDDLQMYLYEEVIDELGIDIALDKENKIWIFEVNWRPGCPPTFYLEMDVVKKTIEYAKFLVTSQPKIKQHITSAKNRLASQKPSIPIIAITGSAGKTTTKAFIASILQTRWKTFSSKDYWNTTEHTKKHAEQLRQELYQAAVLEYGMAYKGVITEHCSIIQPNISVVTNIGLAHVGNFNSEVKNVAKAKSELIHGMKQDGVLFMNNDDENSRFLEIDRFKGKIYTVGIKKKADYRAHDVQYEEEGMSFKTILNEKEYKLFIPIFGEHHVYNALHAIAVADYLGFSPVEIISGLQFKKPPRRLTIYHCNKDITLIDDTVHSHPQGVKAAIDVLVNIAYERKIVILGQMRELGDLRDQEYRKVGQYVAEMKLDLLITYGFRTDMIGIGAKEANYPSTKIFHFKNKGQMHSFLEKELGNGDTVLVKGASKTNMFETIKFLDETFS
- a CDS encoding UDP-N-acetylmuramoyl-tripeptide--D-alanyl-D-alanine ligase, which codes for MEPLFVHHLCKLFNGRILFGNDDWSIHHAIFHKRHKLEHTHTMIFLGRRQKIYWGHISKFTPCLVVTDKKEEDIKKFYPGVTIIQVNNLVHAHWKFTNYYRNLFQIPVVAITGTCGKSTTKEMIKHILQKDHHVQATESSKNEPRRSFPYLMGITKQTDMAVFELGLGNTGNIKHQCNLFKPTIGIITNIREHHLDGCNSIEGYIQAKGEIIDGITQPGILLLNADDQNTKKLPISNFKGNVFYIGVQQPSDYHAKNIVYAVNGMMFDFELNHRQFHAFVPGYGEHQVYNALFSIACAHLLGIGIDTAIEQLKSFRNMARHLEISHGINGSTIIDDTWTINPLSIEAALQVIENLGKHKRKIVLLGNIYRLGTYEEEYHRKVGSAVSEYTVDYLITIGDKAQFISSQAIEDGFKGSVNHFETTEGVFEQLVSLLNEDTILLIKGPMKSKSMIELAQKLKEPN
- a CDS encoding YheC/YheD family protein: MTLSKWDQYQLLLSDQSLHPHIPKTTIYDLSTLIYFSRRFRYIYVKHNTSGQGRGIFKIEKTSEDHIIVNGYPTLGKEQLVFTIHSLEDFYRFHTILYPQYKLNHFPTYIIQEGIQSLKNVPFSIRVHVQKMNDDWTISGMYGKVAKGETVENGIVNTHKGADVYSIDSLLTHLLQMDTQASFTTIKTIETLSILTSKIMSRVSSKKEFGIDLGINKKKTIKIFEVNEVPGVGPFSLLPDKSIYKRILANRKIMKEQAVHHDKSKN
- a CDS encoding ATP-grasp domain-containing protein, producing MKTIVFIETNKSGSSREALIAAENLGYYIVLLTKNEKHISQREQFVEVHFMIKVRSHTEEFLTVEIKKLQRRGCMIEAVVSFIDSYVSIASLLHNQFSFNSINVNSIKVMENKLLTREYLQNTRFSVPYSPIDNLDSWLKENPKEDRKWPIFLKSPVSTGSKDVVKIHNLGMLRKEYDSLKKKVKQKTLFVEPFIKGPQYLVEAVIFKGNVSCVAVFKQDILTKPRNIIIGYSHVVNLQTKFMQQLVQATEEIVDIFGLENGALHLEIRYSNNKWNLIEINPRISGGAMNQMVLASTGINLVKETLKIFLEQSPDLKIEKRRYVYTRYKVVDEEGVLEKITGKTKASKMKGVYEVYVKPKKGTVLRLPYSMGNRYAYVIAIGNSEQEAKQRALEAINTIQFHIKKQ